The DNA window AAAGTACACACATTCACGGTCATATTCGTGGACAGAAAATAGCCAGTGCGGAAGAGAGGAGAAACCCAAACAACATGACATCACTTATTGCCACGTCAAATGCGGCACTGTACACACTACACATAAGCATCCCACAATGGCGAGGAAGCGCAATATTTACAGCTTCGTTCCTTCCCGTCGCGCCTTGGAGGGTACACGGAGTGAAGGAAGCACGAGTACTTGAAAAACGATAGGATCCCGTTAAAAGGAACAGGAAGGACCTAAGTAAACTCTAACATGGACTTTACTTATTCAATCCAGGCACTTGCAAGCTAGCTATCTTCATGAAGCAAGCTTCAGCCAGATGATTATTTACAGGTGGTTACGTACTTGCGTAGTGTCCATCTACTCGGGACGAACGCTTATCAGATTCGGGAGCACCGTTGCCTGCAGCTTCTTCATCTCATTTGCAGTGACCCTGCAGGAATCAAGCGACAGCGAGCGCAGGTTCTGCAGATCCTTCAGGTGGCGGAGACCGGCATTGGATACACGGGTGTTGGATACATTCAGCGAGACTAAAGCAGTCAAGCCTGCAAACCGGGCAATCTTGTTATAACAGCAGAGACAAAAACTACAAGTTGAGCGTATAACGATATCATCTTTGACACGGAGGAATAATACCAGAAATCAGCTCCAGGGTCTTGTCTGTAAGGTTAACGTTCTGAGAAAGATTAAGTTGTTTCAGAGCTTTGAGATCCTTGATATTCTTTACCCCAGCATCAGTAATTAATCCACCACAGACTTCAAGAGATTGAAGATTCTTAAAAACTGAAATAGCATAGATCATGTTAGCTGATGTTGCACGCGAAAATATATGATTCAGCAAATGCTAAtcaatctgattttttttcctggaaaATGTTGTTAAAATCTTCCACCATTATGCTTAGAAGACTCCTATCTATAAATATGACTACTTGACAAGGTTCAGAGGGAGCAAATTCTGTGGCACAACACAATTGGCTTTATACATCTAGTAACAAATGTATTGCCTATTACCAATTTACAAGGTACGACAGACTGATgaaatttgaacaaaaaattGCAATCTCAATTTTATTGTAGCTAAAATTAAttgattcaatttttttcccgCAAATTAATGCTTTTGTATTCGTATTGACGTAGGTCATTGTAAAATGTAGTTGACTCTTCAATGTAGACAAGTGCAGCTAAGTAGTCAAAATAGGTACTTTTAAGTGATTCTAAGCTGGCCAAAAACAATACCAAATTCAAAAGGTAGTTGGACAAAATTGATGCAGTTATGCAGTTTAgcataataattttacaattgAAATTGTTTCAGAGTATGCTCTTACATCTGAAGCAGCTTGCGCCGTAGTCAGTTATCCGAGCACCAAAAAGATCCAAATGGGTCAACCCAGTGAGACCTGCATTACCTCAAAGGATCAATACTAATATACAGTGACACTGAAATAGTATTTGCAACTACTCACAGCATTTTAATAGAGAAGTTACATATAATCTTGCAAAATTACCAAGTCAACCTTAACTAAGGCTCACCCAACCCCCCATGAAATGTAAGGTACcaagagtaaaaaaaagaagaagacaagGCAATTTTCAGACCAAGTATGATAGCGGACTGTAAGCCGGCTAAATGctgaggtggaggagagatgAAAGGATAGAAAGGAGAAGCGGGTTGTAAGCTTACAGCCGGCTCTAGCACAAGAACCAATAAACTCTCTGAGAGAGACAAGTgggtcatgtattaattatgaagaactaactactatatgggCCGGCACTAGCCTTATTGCCagtttgttggctatattattaacctTGCTCTCAGCAAATGCCACACAAATTCATCATCAGTGAGACCCAAAAGAGAATTGGGAAAAAACAAAGTGCTAACTTCACCAAAGAAATCAGAACCATGCCAACAGCTAGTAGATGGCACCAACCATTACTGATAATTATTATGTTACTGCAATCAGTACACAATTAGTATCATGCATTACCACAGTTGTAGCATGTAATACATACTTGTAAGTGCTGCTAAGCCAACATCAGTAATCTGCCGATTGTCAAGATTAACTGACTTCAGTGTATTCAATGCAGATATCTTCTTCATACCGGTGTCAGTTACCAATGTAAACGAGAGATTGATGCTTTCCAAATTCTGAAGGCCTGTAAAAAGTTGAATAGTTTTCCAATCAAATACTTCAAATGACAGTGCAATGACAACAAAATTCAGATAATGACAAAAACAACTGCAGAGGATTTGTGATGTACTAGCAGGTTGTGACAGTTAAGTATTATAATCGGATTAAGGAAACAGTACAGAACTATTTACATAACTAATGCATATTGACAAGTTTTACACAATATTCAGATGAGCAGACATAAAACTATAGCATTtccatatttatgtttttccaCTTGCCAAAAACACTTTAAGTAAGCTTGTACATTATTCATGTCAGCAATGCAGAATCCTTGTCCTCTTATCCAGTGTTTAACAACATGAATGACATTGCAGTTAACTGCTAAGAAAATGCTTAAGTgctagaaatattatttttcacaaGTGAAAACCGACCAGATAAGTGCTGTAGCCCATTGCTTCCAACTTCGGTGTCAGATAGCTCCAAGCTTTTCAAAAGAACAAGGCCTACATATAACATAAAGTATAttgtcaaaataaaaatagcacTCATGCACAATTGAGGGAATGATGGTAATCAACCAAGAATGCACTTAAAACAGCTGAAAGCACAATACACAAAAAAGTAGTTAACAGGTACAGACTGACATAAAAAGTATAATCACAAAGGAACAAGGTGCAGCTGACAACTGTATTGTACTACTGCTGATGTTACTCTGATCCATGTAGTTAAGATCAGAAgtaacaacaaaattaaactaGCTAGTCTCTAGGCTATTGGCTTCAATATGTTTCGAGAGCAAAGTTGAAAAGGTAAGAGTTCCTTTTTTTGAAAGGTGAAAAGGTAAGAGCGAACAAATCATactaataaatgatgcaagaggaaaatgatgaaaaaaaatagctcaCCTTTCAGATGTAATAAGCCTTCATCTCCAATCTTgcatgaatccaagtttagggattccaaattaatcaattCTATAAGCAGCAAACATAACAATTTAGTTTTACCCAATAATAATTGTGTGACTTTTCTCTTGCgtattcaagaaaaaaaatgtgcgaCTTTAAGTGCATTTATAATGCAATGACTAGGATGATATCCGTAGAATTAAATGAGTTACCACGTaggatgaaagatgatgtgacaagtgagtaaatgaataaaaagaaaaaaaaactgtcttgcatgagaaatGGTTTGTACACAACACCCAAAATATGATGATAGATGAgtaacattaaattcatatgtgAATTAATACTGTTTACATTGTAAgagttttatatgtaaattagtAGTGTTTGCATTATAAGAGTGATgtttagtactagtttctttgtAACATGAAGGATATAAAAATCATGACTAGTTTCTTGCATTAGGATTGCTCTAAAGTGAGATTTCAGTTTCTACATACACAGAACATTGTACCACAGAATATAACTTTGGAAAGTATATCAAACAGAACAATGCCTATTATCTTCCTATAATTTGGTATTTGCCAATTTCAGAACTTCCGTGTTAGAATTAtgaaattctaaaaatgtcaCCATTTCATGATAAATATCACTGAGTTCATCTCTCCTtccagataatttttttaattattaaggAAATGTGCACTATTGCCTACTGGATAACATAATGAAGCCAGATATATTGCTTAGACAACAGAGAAAAAATTGACTGCACTACACCACTTAGATTACCTGCATAAACATACAAATTCTTGAAATGtcaataaaagttttaacaaGAACTTCATCTTACCTTTCAGATAAACTAGACAATCATCTGTGATATCATTGAAACCCAAGTTTAAAACCTTCAGTTTTTTAAGACCTGCAAAGCATAACTATTGTAATGAATAGAACAAATATGCATGGCATAAACTTTCAGAGCTGGTGTAAACCAGGTCGCAACATACTATAAATGAAGTGGACAACTACGAAAACAGATTAGGTAATTctgtcaattatttttattagagttTATGACATCAGTTATTACATCTCTCGGTGTATAATGAGGGCATAAAGTTCCATGGACAATTATTCCAGGTTTTATGCAAAGTACGTCCTGGTTTATTTCAATTCCCCATAATTACTACTCACCTGAAGTCAGTTAAACATGTATGCTTGCATATAGTACAAACTAAAAACCAAATTATTCCAGTTTGTCAGAAATTGATATTACAGTTACCTTTAAAGTTTTCACAACCTTCACCATATAGGCCACACCGACTCAAATTCAACACCACCAAAGAAGCCAATCCTACAAAAGGAGGTGATGCTTTTTATGGTGTTCTCCTGATGCAACCAGGTGCTTTAAAAGAGGTGAACACTACCACGACATGTATCTCAATACACTATTAACAAAAGTTGCCAGACCTGATATGGCTTCCAAACAAGCAGCAGTCACTGGACAGCCATCCAAATTCAACTGAGTTAGCTTGGACAAGtctaaagaaaacaaatgatagaTAGGAATCATCAGAAGCTTTCGATCGGGTCAGATGTAAGCAAGTAAATGTAGATCATGAGTACACCCATACAATGCCAAACAAAAGGATGAAGCTTTCATCTCTGGATCGTTTATCCATTATCAATGAAAGAACAATGTCCTAATCCAGAATGAACAAAATTATAGTTCTGTTTACCTCTAAGATAAGAAACACCCAGATCAGTGATTCTACAGCAAGACAATTGCAGTTCTTTCAAATTTGTGAGATCTGCAAACAAGGTGTTTGTCAGCCTTGCAAGGATGAGGGATAAGTGTGGTATATATATCTTACAGTTCAAAATAACAATAGCAggaattaaatatatgtgcCACTACCTGATAAATACTTGATATCTGAATCTGTGATGTTGTTACAATATTTCATACTCAGCGACTCCAAACTTCTGAGGCctgaaaaatgataaatacaGCCAATATACCAAACTATCAATTCGTAGGTACTTGAAGTTGTGACCAGACAGGATTATGACGTGGtaggggagggaggggtgaAAGCCAAAATCCAATTTAGATTTCTATATACCCACACTAGTAAGTATATAAGATATGATGTTTAGGAGCTGAGGTACCTTTTAAGTGAACAAGGCCACCATGAATCTTTAGGCATCGTTCGAGGTCGAGATTTACCAAATTAACTAGATTTGTGAATGCTTCCATTCCGTCAGGAGTAACAGCATCACTTCCCTTGAAACTCAGAGATGTCAGGTTTGAAAGACCTGCGTATTTAAAGGCCATGAATATGTAATCCAGCAAGATATCTTAACATGATAAACGGCCAATAAATTTTAACCATATAAAGAAGAAACTATCTAATAAGCCATAGAGTGGGTTAAGTTCCTTGACATAAGAGAGTTTAACTATTTCTAACAAGCTGTTCCAAAACCATTTTGGTTGTAATTGATTAGTCTTGTGGCACTGCTAAAAGCTTTAAGCTCATCCTTAAACATCATCAAGATGACCCAGAGTCATCCCATAAGACCGCAACTCAGTAAGCATATCACTGACCTGACAAGATTCCTAGGCCATGCTCTGAGATCTGATCACAGTAATTACATGCCAAACTTTGCATGTTTGAGCAATCTCTAAGAAGATATAGCCCACTATCAGTTACTTCAGAGCAAGAAATGTCAACAGATAACAATGAATGCCTTTGAGAAGCCACTACTTCCATCCAAGCATCATTCACTCCAGGATATTCCCCCAAATAAATGTCCTGATCGTCAAACATGCAGTATTGGTTATCCCACAGAGGAAAAAGGATCAGTCTCATTATTATATAGACAACTATCAGATGACATCCCAACACAATAGCTAATTATCAATTACGTGTGCTAAGAAAACTCAACTTCCAAATAAGGGAAGAGCAATTAAGAGCCTAAAtcttgcataaatatatagtttgatgGAATTGGTTCCATTTGTTAATTTCTTGCTAAGGAATGACAGTTCATTGTATCCACAGCATGTCTTGTGAGTATGTTAGTAGACCGTGTGGAAATGCCTGAAAACATGGACAAGAACCTCACCTGTAGGGCACAATCCCGAAAAGTTTCAAGCAATGTTTCCGTGAGACGGTTTGACTCGACCAATTGATTGAAAATCTGCTGACTCAGATCCCTTGGCAACACAGAAAAACTAGAATACTTGTTGATATCCTGCAAGTACCAGGACGTAAGtcgaaaaggaaacaaaaaagacAGCATCTATTGTTGAAATCAAAGACAGTGTGAACACCATAGTACCTCGCAGGCTTTGGCCACACAAAGCTCCATCAACGATGGGCACCGACCAGGGCCCTTTCCCTGGCCTTTGCGTGATAAATCAGAGTTGCTGCGGGGCAATGTAAGCAGCAGCCATTTCAAGCTGCTGGTCTTTGAGAACCTGGTGGATGTCTGGAAAGAATCATCCTCATGCACTAACTGACTTCTCTTCCTTGAGCAGACACCACCCATTATGAGCGGTGAAGTATTGAACAAAATTATTCACTCCTCTGTGAATTGAAAGGAATCTATGTCCATATACTAATCCGACCACGAATAACTGGTCACCATCTTAAAATCCCAGGCGATCATTCGCAGAGCTTCCACTCAATTCTGCAACATGAAGATGATAAACAGCGTTACGACTGCCCCGTCGCTTTTCGATAAGCATCAACTGAAGAAGAATAAGACCTTTCACTTcattaaaatatcttaaatcattttcttttgcaggAGAACTATCTTAATCATTCATCACACTGTATTcccagaaacaaaaaaaatgtcataaaaaatagaatgaaATTAGGGGAGCATCGAGACCATAGGGGGTCTGATTTTTCCgcgattaaaaaatacactaagGATCAAGCATCGATTGATATTTTCCACGATCctatcaacaaaaaaaaacacaccaaggatcaagca is part of the Oryza brachyantha chromosome 2, ObraRS2, whole genome shotgun sequence genome and encodes:
- the LOC102707278 gene encoding F-box/LRR-repeat protein 14-like → MGGVCSRKRSQLVHEDDSFQTSTRFSKTSSLKWLLLTLPRSNSDLSRKGQGKGPGRCPSLMELCVAKACEDINKYSSFSVLPRDLSQQIFNQLVESNRLTETLLETFRDCALQDIYLGEYPGVNDAWMEVVASQRHSLLSVDISCSEVTDSGLYLLRDCSNMQSLACNYCDQISEHGLGILSGLSNLTSLSFKGSDAVTPDGMEAFTNLVNLVNLDLERCLKIHGGLVHLKGLRSLESLSMKYCNNITDSDIKYLSDLTNLKELQLSCCRITDLGVSYLRDLSKLTQLNLDGCPVTAACLEAISGLASLVVLNLSRCGLYGEGCENFKGLKKLKVLNLGFNDITDDCLVYLKELINLESLNLDSCKIGDEGLLHLKGLVLLKSLELSDTEVGSNGLQHLSGLQNLESINLSFTLVTDTGMKKISALNTLKSVNLDNRQITDVGLAALTSLTGLTHLDLFGARITDYGASCFRFFKNLQSLEVCGGLITDAGVKNIKDLKALKQLNLSQNVNLTDKTLELISGLTALVSLNVSNTRVSNAGLRHLKDLQNLRSLSLDSCRVTANEMKKLQATVLPNLISVRPE